The following coding sequences are from one Ferrimicrobium sp. window:
- the fabG gene encoding 3-oxoacyl-ACP reductase FabG, producing MSHVLVTGAASGIGLASAMRLVADGHDVTATYHGTPLPVELAGCASVQLDITDAAGIQAAIKEAEARSGPVEVLVANAGATRDMLLARMDDARFEEMLNTNLTSAFRLTKAVLPSMMRARQGRLIFISSIVGLTGGPGQTNYAASKAGLIGFARSVARELGSRNITANVILPGAIDTQLLSEAGENRRTQIESQIPLGRVGRPDEVGAVVQFLASSGASYINGALITVDGGLGMGI from the coding sequence ATGAGTCACGTTCTTGTCACCGGTGCCGCCTCAGGTATCGGACTCGCGAGCGCCATGCGTCTGGTCGCCGATGGGCATGACGTCACTGCAACCTACCATGGGACGCCACTTCCTGTCGAGCTCGCCGGTTGTGCGAGTGTCCAGCTCGACATCACCGATGCCGCTGGAATCCAAGCCGCCATCAAAGAGGCCGAAGCTCGCTCGGGCCCCGTCGAGGTCTTGGTTGCCAACGCTGGAGCTACCAGAGACATGCTTCTTGCACGGATGGACGACGCGCGATTTGAGGAGATGCTCAACACCAATCTGACGTCTGCCTTTCGACTCACGAAAGCAGTGCTCCCGTCGATGATGAGGGCGCGACAGGGCCGACTGATCTTCATTTCGTCGATCGTCGGGCTCACCGGGGGGCCAGGCCAGACCAATTACGCAGCATCAAAGGCCGGACTTATCGGATTTGCACGCTCAGTAGCTCGCGAACTAGGGTCACGCAACATCACCGCCAACGTCATCCTCCCCGGTGCAATCGATACCCAACTGCTCTCAGAAGCGGGCGAGAATCGGCGCACCCAGATCGAATCACAGATCCCGCTTGGCAGAGTTGGTCGTCCCGACGAAGTCGGTGCGGTAGTACAGTTTCTGGCCTCCAGTGGGGCCAGTTACATCAACGGCGCGCTTATCACCGTTGATGGTGGACTGGGGATGGGTATTTAA
- the acpP gene encoding acyl carrier protein translates to MDRQEAFEKFTECTVKVLGVNKDQVVESASFADDLDADSLDLVELIMALEDEFSVTVPESELEGVDTVGKAFDLVYGKLG, encoded by the coding sequence ATGGATCGACAAGAGGCATTTGAGAAGTTCACCGAGTGCACCGTCAAGGTTCTAGGTGTCAACAAGGATCAGGTCGTGGAGTCAGCGAGTTTCGCCGACGACCTCGATGCCGACTCCCTCGATCTCGTCGAGTTAATTATGGCGCTTGAAGACGAATTCTCGGTCACCGTACCCGAGTCTGAACTCGAGGGTGTTGACACGGTCGGAAAGGCCTTTGATCTCGTTTACGGGAAGCTTGGATGA
- a CDS encoding beta-ketoacyl-ACP synthase II, giving the protein MRLSYGDNPIFATHRVAVTGLGVISGLGLNLESFWQGLLSPPPPGIRRAEGFDPTNWLNAKEIRRHDRYNQMGVAAADMAINDAGNPTYPAERVAVWMGTGVGGLESLENQVVIGHDRGYSRVSPFLVPLMMANSNAASISMRFGYQGPCETSVTACAASNHAIANAAHLIATGRIDMAITGGAEAAITKTASAGFTNMTAISKVDISRPFDRNRDGFVMGEGAGVLVLEDFDKAQARGARIYATIDGIASTADAYHITQPAPGGVGARSAMSMAIEDAGLTTADIAHINAHGTSTPMNDLAEATAIRTLFEELNPPVTSVKGALGHALGAAGGLEAVAVALTFAHQLIPPTANTVDLDPEVDIDVVMKDPRPLPAGHILSNSFGFGGHNACIVFGPPPA; this is encoded by the coding sequence ATGAGGCTGAGTTACGGCGACAACCCGATCTTTGCCACGCACCGCGTCGCGGTCACCGGGCTAGGGGTGATATCGGGCCTAGGCCTGAATCTCGAGAGCTTCTGGCAGGGGTTGCTCTCACCCCCACCACCTGGGATCCGCCGAGCTGAGGGCTTTGACCCCACCAACTGGCTCAACGCCAAGGAGATTCGACGTCACGATCGTTACAACCAGATGGGAGTCGCTGCTGCCGATATGGCGATCAACGACGCCGGCAATCCGACCTACCCAGCCGAGCGTGTCGCTGTCTGGATGGGAACCGGAGTCGGTGGTCTTGAGAGTCTTGAGAATCAGGTGGTTATTGGCCATGACCGCGGATACTCGCGGGTGTCACCGTTCCTTGTTCCGCTGATGATGGCGAACTCTAACGCCGCATCGATCTCGATGCGCTTTGGCTACCAAGGTCCTTGCGAGACGTCGGTGACCGCATGTGCGGCATCGAATCACGCGATCGCCAACGCGGCGCATCTGATCGCCACCGGCCGGATCGACATGGCTATTACCGGTGGAGCCGAAGCAGCTATCACAAAAACTGCCTCCGCAGGCTTCACAAACATGACCGCCATCTCAAAGGTTGACATCTCCCGACCATTTGACCGAAACCGTGATGGCTTCGTGATGGGAGAGGGAGCTGGCGTCCTTGTGCTTGAGGACTTCGACAAAGCGCAGGCGCGTGGCGCGAGGATCTATGCCACCATCGATGGCATCGCCTCGACCGCTGATGCCTATCACATCACACAACCAGCACCTGGCGGCGTTGGGGCACGTAGCGCTATGTCAATGGCGATCGAGGATGCTGGCCTTACCACGGCTGACATCGCTCATATCAACGCCCACGGAACATCGACCCCGATGAATGACCTCGCGGAGGCGACGGCGATTCGGACACTGTTTGAGGAGTTGAACCCTCCAGTCACCTCGGTAAAAGGTGCCCTTGGGCACGCACTTGGGGCCGCGGGTGGACTCGAAGCAGTGGCCGTGGCGCTAACCTTTGCCCATCAGCTGATACCTCCAACCGCCAACACCGTCGATCTTGACCCAGAGGTTGACATCGACGTGGTGATGAAGGATCCTCGACCACTCCCGGCTGGGCATATCCTATCGAACTCCTTCGGCTTTGGAGGTCACAACGCCTGTATCGTCTTTGGGCCGCCACCGGCGTAA
- a CDS encoding AarF/UbiB family protein, translating into MSSDETSHPGTLETDDAKVGSFSLAQPWIVNPERLEWLPATQQLRARTRAQVPVLLRQRRIPPARRVIGTGISLGVALLGWRLLDRRRGKSESRRGLSRRLRRSFEHLGPTYIKLGQIISSGEGIFPVELVDEFRLLRDSVPAEDFTVVQNTIEEDLGGPLENFFATFDKKPVAAASIAQVYFATLLTGEPVAVKVQRSQVSDLVRRDLAAMSWITPHLIGRIPVAALANPPALVELFAETIVEELDFRLEAANMLDIAGVLAATDQRSIIVPRPHPNLVTRRVLVMERLRGFKWDDAIGMRKAGIDTTAVVRAALVSFLEGAMLHGVFHGDLHGGNLLVGDDGKVVLLDYGITGRLSEAKRLGFLRLLMGGSMNDLQSQIQALIDLGALPTDTDIQAVIDDLGLEEPAKDPTQMRPEEMIAEIQELTKALLGYGARLPKELMLFVKNMIFVDSSLATLAPEIDLFAEITYLASYFMTRYGAQISADIGMQVSPTAIDLGGLKASLGVDAELEHLSYRELKERRELIRRRMEQSQGRRG; encoded by the coding sequence ATGTCATCTGATGAAACCAGCCACCCTGGAACCCTCGAAACCGACGATGCAAAGGTCGGTTCATTCTCCTTGGCGCAACCGTGGATCGTCAACCCGGAGCGCCTCGAGTGGCTACCCGCCACCCAACAGTTGCGGGCGCGTACACGTGCTCAAGTGCCCGTCCTGCTGCGACAGCGGCGCATCCCACCAGCACGGCGAGTGATCGGAACCGGTATCTCCCTCGGTGTCGCCCTCCTCGGTTGGCGCCTGCTTGACCGTCGGCGTGGCAAAAGCGAGTCTCGTCGCGGCCTCTCACGTCGTCTGCGCCGTTCATTCGAGCACTTGGGTCCCACCTATATCAAGTTGGGTCAAATCATCTCATCAGGCGAAGGAATCTTTCCTGTAGAACTGGTGGACGAGTTCCGGCTCTTGCGCGATAGCGTTCCAGCCGAAGATTTTACCGTGGTACAAAACACCATCGAGGAAGACCTCGGCGGACCGCTCGAAAACTTCTTTGCGACATTCGACAAAAAGCCAGTTGCCGCCGCCTCAATCGCTCAGGTCTATTTTGCGACCCTTCTGACCGGAGAGCCCGTCGCTGTCAAGGTCCAACGGTCCCAAGTCAGTGATCTTGTTCGCCGTGATCTGGCGGCGATGAGCTGGATTACTCCCCACCTCATCGGTCGCATTCCGGTCGCTGCGCTCGCAAACCCACCCGCCCTTGTTGAGCTCTTTGCCGAGACCATCGTCGAAGAACTTGACTTCCGTCTTGAGGCTGCCAACATGCTTGACATCGCCGGCGTCCTAGCGGCCACCGATCAGCGCAGCATCATCGTCCCTCGGCCCCACCCAAACCTGGTGACCAGACGGGTACTCGTAATGGAACGACTACGTGGCTTTAAATGGGACGACGCTATCGGCATGCGCAAAGCAGGGATCGATACAACCGCCGTCGTGCGGGCCGCACTCGTCTCATTCCTCGAAGGGGCGATGCTCCACGGAGTGTTCCATGGTGATCTCCATGGCGGTAATCTCCTAGTTGGTGACGATGGCAAGGTCGTACTGCTCGATTACGGCATCACCGGAAGACTCTCCGAAGCCAAGCGCCTTGGATTCCTGCGACTACTCATGGGGGGCTCGATGAATGATCTTCAGTCCCAAATTCAGGCCTTGATCGATCTCGGGGCGCTACCCACCGACACTGACATTCAAGCGGTCATCGACGATCTTGGACTCGAAGAGCCGGCCAAGGATCCCACCCAAATGCGACCCGAGGAGATGATTGCCGAAATCCAAGAGCTGACCAAAGCCTTGCTGGGATACGGTGCCCGCTTGCCGAAGGAGTTGATGTTGTTTGTCAAGAACATGATCTTCGTCGACTCGTCACTCGCAACGCTCGCGCCAGAGATCGACCTCTTCGCTGAGATCACCTATCTCGCTTCGTACTTCATGACCCGCTACGGCGCCCAGATCTCGGCCGACATTGGAATGCAAGTCTCCCCCACTGCCATCGATCTCGGTGGACTCAAAGCGAGTCTAGGCGTCGATGCCGAACTCGAACATCTGAGCTATCGGGAGCTCAAGGAGCGGCGCGAGCTGATCCGCCGACGTATGGAACAGAGCCAGGGCCGTCGGGGCTAG
- the gnd gene encoding decarboxylating 6-phosphogluconate dehydrogenase: MQLGIVGLGRMGLNMGLRLRAGDVDVIGFDASAKARKTATDEGLVCAETLKEFVERLSAPRAVWLMVPAGVTEQVLDELAAVLEPDDVVIDGGNGFYRDDQVHAAKLKDQGIHHMDAGTSGGVWGRERGYCLMVGGEREVFDRLEPIFAVLAPGVGTTPRTDDSVALRPSEQGYLYCGNHGAGHFVKMVHNGIEYGMMASLAEGLAILEAADIGSRVQDASAEVAPLHDPSAYQYEIPVAEVAELWRRGSVVASWLLDLAADALHRDASLEAFKGRVSDSGEGRWTVNAAIDEGIPAPTIAASLFSRFASQGSGAYGDRVLSALRKEFGGHDELPGGSQG, encoded by the coding sequence GTGCAGCTTGGAATCGTAGGGCTTGGTCGGATGGGCTTGAATATGGGTTTGCGCCTGCGTGCTGGGGATGTCGACGTGATTGGATTTGATGCCTCAGCTAAGGCAAGAAAGACGGCGACCGACGAGGGACTCGTCTGTGCCGAGACCCTCAAGGAATTTGTCGAGAGGCTCTCGGCACCCCGCGCCGTCTGGCTCATGGTCCCGGCAGGCGTCACTGAGCAGGTTCTGGATGAGCTCGCAGCCGTGCTAGAACCAGATGATGTCGTCATCGATGGTGGGAACGGTTTTTATCGCGATGACCAGGTGCATGCTGCCAAACTCAAAGACCAAGGTATCCATCACATGGATGCTGGTACCAGCGGAGGTGTTTGGGGCCGCGAGCGCGGCTACTGTCTGATGGTGGGAGGCGAGCGCGAGGTGTTTGATCGCCTTGAGCCTATCTTTGCGGTCCTCGCACCGGGTGTCGGTACCACTCCGAGGACGGACGACTCGGTTGCACTCCGACCGTCCGAGCAAGGCTATCTCTACTGTGGTAATCACGGTGCGGGACATTTTGTCAAAATGGTACACAACGGTATCGAGTACGGCATGATGGCTTCTCTGGCCGAAGGCCTGGCAATCCTTGAGGCCGCAGATATCGGCAGTCGGGTCCAGGACGCGAGTGCTGAGGTCGCACCGTTGCATGATCCAAGCGCCTATCAATACGAAATCCCGGTTGCGGAGGTTGCTGAACTCTGGAGGCGCGGCAGTGTGGTGGCCTCATGGTTGCTCGACCTTGCTGCCGATGCGCTCCACCGGGACGCATCCCTTGAGGCTTTCAAGGGCCGGGTGTCGGACTCAGGGGAGGGGCGCTGGACGGTTAATGCCGCAATCGATGAAGGTATTCCTGCGCCGACGATCGCGGCATCGCTGTTTTCGCGCTTTGCCTCGCAAGGCTCTGGCGCCTACGGGGATCGGGTCCTTTCTGCTCTACGCAAGGAGTTCGGCGGCCATGACGAGCTGCCGGGGGGCTCGCAGGGCTAG
- a CDS encoding CoA transferase → MNDPANDSIADERAASQGPLSGLLVADFSRILAGPYATMLLGDLGATVIKVEGPAGDDTRTWKPPVRDGVSTYYLGINRNKRSIVLDLRNPADLEVAKRLALAADIMVENFKPGQIAGFGLGYDELRVQNRGLIYASISGFGTRSPGAEMVGYDLMIQAMSGLMSLTGEPDGPAYRAGISVMDIIAGLHLSMGILAALHQRTLSGEGQKVEVSLLASALSGLVNHTAAVTMGGVVPFRMGNAHPSLYPYDPFPTQDGELIVIAANDGQFRKLTEVLGVPELADDERFRHNDLRTANRMILGPLLSQRLLTKTSDEWFELLMAARVPCAPIATVAEGIELARKVGLEPTVRLGGGADELEMIRNPITLSQTPPTYRHLPPDLDADGDAIRAWILGGR, encoded by the coding sequence GTGAATGACCCAGCGAACGACTCGATAGCCGATGAGCGTGCCGCTTCCCAGGGCCCGTTGTCGGGTTTGTTGGTGGCTGACTTCTCGCGGATTTTGGCTGGTCCATACGCGACGATGTTGCTTGGTGATCTTGGTGCCACCGTGATTAAGGTAGAAGGCCCAGCTGGTGATGATACCCGCACTTGGAAGCCCCCAGTTCGTGATGGAGTCTCAACGTACTACTTGGGGATCAATCGCAACAAGCGCTCGATCGTTTTGGACCTCCGTAACCCTGCTGACCTGGAGGTAGCCAAGAGGCTCGCGCTTGCGGCCGATATCATGGTCGAGAACTTCAAACCTGGGCAAATCGCCGGCTTTGGGCTTGGTTACGATGAACTGCGTGTCCAGAATCGGGGACTGATCTACGCTTCTATCTCAGGCTTTGGGACGCGATCCCCTGGTGCCGAGATGGTGGGTTACGATCTCATGATCCAAGCCATGTCCGGTTTGATGAGCTTGACCGGCGAGCCAGATGGGCCCGCGTATCGGGCAGGCATTTCGGTCATGGATATCATTGCTGGCTTGCATCTATCAATGGGGATCTTGGCGGCGCTGCATCAACGCACCCTATCCGGTGAGGGTCAAAAAGTTGAGGTGAGCTTGCTGGCTTCGGCCTTGTCGGGATTGGTCAATCACACCGCGGCGGTGACGATGGGGGGCGTTGTGCCGTTCCGGATGGGCAATGCACACCCAAGCCTTTACCCGTACGATCCCTTCCCAACGCAGGATGGAGAGCTGATCGTGATCGCCGCGAACGATGGCCAGTTTCGTAAGCTGACCGAAGTCCTTGGGGTTCCAGAGCTGGCTGATGACGAGAGATTTCGCCATAATGACTTGCGCACGGCCAACCGAATGATCCTTGGTCCACTCTTGAGCCAACGGCTCTTGACGAAGACATCCGACGAGTGGTTCGAGTTGTTAATGGCTGCCCGTGTCCCATGTGCTCCAATCGCAACCGTCGCCGAAGGGATCGAACTCGCCCGAAAGGTTGGTCTTGAGCCCACCGTCCGACTGGGCGGGGGTGCAGACGAGCTTGAGATGATCCGCAATCCCATCACCTTGTCTCAGACGCCGCCGACCTATCGCCATCTCCCTCCAGACCTCGATGCGGACGGCGATGCTATTCGCGCTTGGATTCTCGGCGGGCGTTAA
- a CDS encoding lipopolysaccharide assembly protein LapA domain-containing protein — protein MEHSSEDYPQGIGEPDPVSEERRESEVAPSGELDNLVRHGHDPRSTRTSRVWIGSVVGLIVLIAILVFILQNLATVTIHFPGATTHMPVGIAILFGVILGGLLVFVLSLARVLQLRRGMSRIRRAEHSSGS, from the coding sequence ATGGAGCACAGTAGCGAAGACTATCCGCAAGGTATTGGGGAACCCGATCCAGTGAGCGAAGAGCGTCGCGAGAGTGAGGTAGCACCGTCCGGAGAGTTGGATAATTTGGTCCGGCATGGGCACGATCCACGGTCAACCCGTACATCGAGGGTTTGGATTGGTTCTGTTGTTGGACTTATTGTGTTGATTGCAATTCTGGTTTTCATTCTTCAGAATCTGGCGACGGTAACTATTCATTTTCCTGGCGCTACGACGCACATGCCTGTGGGGATTGCGATTCTCTTTGGCGTCATTCTTGGTGGGTTACTGGTGTTCGTTTTGAGTTTGGCTCGCGTGTTGCAACTGCGACGAGGTATGAGTCGAATACGGCGTGCAGAACATAGTTCGGGTTCTTAG
- the trpA gene encoding tryptophan synthase subunit alpha has translation MLERTLQDLRTRGRRLLVPYIMAGVEADWLSLVELVVERGADAVEIGIPFSDPSMDGPVIQRAGETALARGATPLSVLSELRQQSFGVPIVVMTYYNIFHHMGDDRAIGELRRSGVDGVIIPDLPFEEGARWRELAARENLETVQLISPATSDERIDEILSVAEGFVYGVGRMAVTGEQVELAATATAIAARIRPRTSLPVLIGIGISNGAQARSVVGAGADGVVVGSALMRRLLDGESPDALAAFLDELRSALDDA, from the coding sequence ATGCTTGAGAGGACGCTCCAAGATCTTCGAACTCGGGGTCGCCGGCTGTTGGTCCCCTATATCATGGCCGGAGTGGAGGCTGACTGGTTGTCGCTTGTGGAGCTGGTTGTCGAACGGGGGGCTGACGCCGTCGAGATTGGGATTCCGTTTTCAGACCCAAGTATGGATGGTCCGGTGATTCAACGTGCAGGCGAGACTGCGCTTGCCCGTGGCGCGACGCCCCTTTCGGTCTTGTCCGAGCTGCGCCAGCAGAGCTTTGGTGTCCCTATCGTCGTAATGACCTACTACAACATCTTTCATCATATGGGTGACGATCGTGCAATAGGGGAACTACGACGCTCTGGTGTCGATGGGGTCATTATCCCTGATCTGCCGTTCGAGGAGGGAGCCCGCTGGCGAGAGTTGGCGGCCAGAGAGAATCTTGAAACCGTCCAGCTCATATCGCCTGCAACTTCTGACGAACGGATCGACGAGATCCTATCGGTGGCAGAGGGGTTTGTCTATGGAGTTGGACGCATGGCGGTTACCGGCGAGCAAGTGGAGTTGGCTGCAACCGCCACGGCGATCGCAGCGAGGATCCGCCCGCGAACCTCCCTGCCGGTGCTCATCGGTATCGGCATCTCCAATGGTGCACAAGCTCGCTCGGTGGTTGGAGCTGGTGCTGATGGCGTTGTGGTTGGCTCCGCGCTGATGCGCCGCCTGCTCGATGGTGAGTCACCTGATGCGCTGGCAGCCTTCCTTGATGAGCTGCGATCCGCTCTCGATGACGCCTAA
- the trpB gene encoding tryptophan synthase subunit beta, with protein MTSVMGSPDATGRFGGFGGRYVPESLMPAVLELEVAFREAWTDPLFRAQYTSTLESYAGRPTRLYLAERLSEHLGAQIWLKREDLAHTGSHKINNVIGQALLARRMGKTRLIAETGAGQHGVATATAAALLGLDAKVYMGEVDVKRQSLNVFRMRLLGAEVEPVKSGSRTLKDAVNEAMRSWVAALEDTHYCIGSVMGPHPYPWMVREFQRVIGDEARSQYLVATGSTPDWVVACVGGGSNAAGTFAGFVDTSARLVGVEPEGGAAIGRGVGGIVHGMESYFLQDEFGQVNEASSISAGLDYPGVGPEHAYLHTIGRARYDQVNDDQVLDAVRLLARLEGIICALESAHAVAWLVQHREEIAGTSVVLTLSGRGDKDAETIAERLGFLEGESYA; from the coding sequence GTGACGAGTGTGATGGGAAGCCCGGATGCGACGGGGAGATTCGGTGGGTTCGGCGGGCGATACGTACCCGAGTCGCTCATGCCTGCGGTCCTTGAACTCGAAGTAGCGTTCCGCGAGGCTTGGACAGACCCGTTGTTTCGTGCCCAGTACACCTCCACCTTGGAGAGTTACGCTGGGCGCCCCACACGTCTTTACCTCGCGGAGCGTCTCTCGGAGCACCTTGGTGCTCAGATTTGGCTGAAGCGTGAAGATCTTGCCCACACAGGTTCCCACAAGATCAACAACGTGATTGGCCAAGCGTTGTTGGCACGTCGGATGGGGAAAACTCGCCTCATCGCCGAGACCGGTGCTGGCCAGCACGGTGTAGCGACGGCGACCGCGGCTGCCCTGCTTGGGCTGGATGCCAAGGTCTACATGGGGGAAGTTGACGTGAAGCGTCAGTCGTTGAATGTCTTTCGGATGCGGCTGCTTGGTGCCGAGGTGGAGCCGGTGAAGTCGGGTTCTCGCACGTTAAAGGATGCGGTCAACGAGGCGATGCGTAGTTGGGTGGCCGCGTTGGAGGACACCCACTATTGCATCGGCAGCGTCATGGGGCCCCATCCGTATCCGTGGATGGTGCGCGAGTTTCAGCGTGTCATTGGAGACGAGGCCCGTAGCCAATATCTTGTTGCCACTGGTTCTACTCCCGATTGGGTCGTAGCCTGTGTCGGTGGAGGCTCGAATGCAGCGGGGACGTTCGCGGGCTTTGTCGACACCTCGGCACGTCTGGTTGGGGTCGAACCCGAAGGGGGTGCGGCCATTGGACGAGGGGTTGGAGGCATTGTCCATGGCATGGAGTCCTATTTCCTTCAAGACGAGTTTGGCCAGGTGAATGAGGCGAGTTCGATCTCGGCAGGACTCGACTACCCGGGGGTCGGACCAGAGCACGCCTATCTCCATACCATTGGGCGCGCTCGTTATGATCAGGTCAACGATGACCAAGTGCTCGATGCCGTGCGTTTACTGGCGAGGCTGGAAGGGATTATCTGCGCGCTCGAATCCGCGCACGCCGTCGCTTGGCTCGTTCAGCATCGTGAGGAGATCGCCGGAACTTCCGTCGTTCTCACTCTATCAGGCCGTGGCGATAAGGACGCCGAGACCATCGCCGAACGTCTGGGCTTCCTGGAAGGAGAGTCGTATGCTTGA
- a CDS encoding phosphoribosylanthranilate isomerase translates to MPNEVFIKICGITNVEDARSALSLGADAIGFVFAQSRRQVSVEQVAQILDGLPESIQTFGVFVDETVDRVARIVTSLGLSGAQLHGNESPAEVDSLCQKIPLVIKAIPIGETFVDLVARYPDVWAILGDGPQPGSGVPPDWGVLRHRFEQAKPASTPGSDACGDLSRAVSLRDRALTVTTTPPAAIARPAIGVGARDPDLVVHAEGPRLILAGGLRVDNVRLAMQEVRPDGVDVSSGVEQAPGRKDPRKMRAFIDAVRSWQ, encoded by the coding sequence ATGCCGAACGAGGTTTTCATCAAGATCTGCGGTATCACCAACGTCGAAGATGCACGCAGCGCTTTGTCCCTCGGCGCCGATGCTATCGGGTTTGTGTTTGCACAATCGCGACGGCAGGTGAGTGTCGAACAGGTGGCGCAGATCCTCGATGGGTTACCGGAATCGATCCAAACCTTCGGCGTCTTTGTCGACGAAACCGTTGATCGGGTAGCGAGGATCGTTACCTCTCTGGGTTTGAGCGGCGCGCAGCTGCACGGCAATGAATCCCCGGCCGAGGTCGACTCTTTGTGCCAAAAGATACCCCTGGTGATCAAAGCGATACCGATCGGTGAAACATTTGTCGACCTCGTTGCTCGCTACCCGGACGTCTGGGCAATCCTTGGTGATGGGCCACAACCCGGGTCAGGGGTGCCTCCAGACTGGGGTGTGTTGCGACATCGGTTCGAGCAGGCGAAGCCAGCATCAACGCCGGGCAGCGATGCTTGCGGCGACCTGAGTCGGGCTGTAAGTTTAAGGGACCGAGCGCTGACGGTGACTACAACGCCGCCAGCTGCAATAGCACGCCCGGCGATAGGTGTTGGTGCTCGGGACCCTGATTTGGTCGTGCATGCTGAGGGGCCACGGTTGATTCTGGCGGGAGGTCTGCGGGTCGACAACGTTAGGCTCGCCATGCAAGAGGTTCGACCCGATGGGGTAGACGTATCCAGTGGGGTTGAGCAGGCACCAGGACGCAAGGACCCAAGGAAGATGCGTGCGTTCATCGACGCGGTGCGGAGTTGGCAATAA
- a CDS encoding indole-3-glycerol phosphate synthase TrpC — MATYLDSILALHRQRCMDDHRSLDQLRSACDSVPEVASFSAALCATGLGVIAEVKRRSPVRGSMIEAEVVPADIAYEYEQGGAAAISVLTDTPHFGGSLDDLMSVATAVDVPVLRKDFLLSERDLCDARLHGASAALLIASAMSRDALERLIVFSATIGLEILLEVHDPHEIVEVDLAGLGFRGAIGINQRDLVTFEVDPARALAYRKELGNEFPVVAESGVQGPADARALAAGGYDAILVGETLMRARDRVAMLRALRGG, encoded by the coding sequence ATGGCCACCTATCTTGATTCGATCCTTGCCCTGCACCGACAGCGCTGCATGGACGATCACCGTTCCCTTGACCAACTACGGTCGGCCTGTGATTCGGTGCCCGAGGTCGCGAGCTTTTCGGCGGCGTTGTGTGCTACCGGCCTGGGGGTTATCGCTGAGGTCAAGCGGCGTTCCCCCGTTCGAGGATCCATGATCGAGGCAGAGGTGGTTCCGGCGGATATCGCGTACGAGTACGAACAAGGTGGAGCAGCAGCGATCTCGGTGTTGACCGATACCCCCCATTTTGGCGGCAGTCTTGACGATCTCATGAGCGTTGCCACCGCGGTCGATGTGCCGGTGCTCCGTAAGGACTTTTTACTCAGTGAGCGTGATCTGTGCGACGCTCGGTTGCATGGTGCTTCAGCGGCACTGTTGATAGCATCTGCCATGTCGCGTGACGCTCTCGAGCGTCTGATTGTCTTTAGCGCAACGATTGGACTTGAGATCTTGCTTGAGGTGCATGATCCTCACGAAATCGTCGAGGTAGATCTTGCCGGACTCGGTTTTCGCGGGGCCATCGGCATTAACCAGCGAGATCTCGTCACCTTTGAGGTTGATCCTGCGCGAGCACTCGCATATCGCAAGGAGCTTGGCAACGAGTTTCCGGTGGTTGCTGAATCTGGGGTGCAAGGTCCAGCGGATGCGCGTGCGTTGGCAGCTGGAGGATACGACGCGATCTTGGTCGGAGAAACCCTCATGCGTGCCAGGGATCGTGTTGCTATGTTGCGAGCACTCCGTGGTGGGTGA